The Canis lupus familiaris isolate Mischka breed German Shepherd chromosome 1, alternate assembly UU_Cfam_GSD_1.0, whole genome shotgun sequence DNA window CTTTCCATCCTGCCCCTTCTGAGTCTCTGGCCTTTGCCTTTTGTTAGTGTTCCTGCTCACATTTCCTTATGAGTTCCTTATGAGTCCTGGGAATTGGGACTACTCACATTATGACCTTGTTTCAGGTGGCAGGAGGtggcaggaaggcagagagaacatGTGTGAGACGCTGATGGAGAGGCTCACGAGGGAAATTCTTGTTTGCCCCCTAACGGGTGCTGCCCCGGAGGAAGAAGAGCAGATGCAGAAGGCTCTGGATCCTCAGGAGGGGGATCCAGGCCCTGTCACCATAGCCCACAGGCGGTCAGTAATCCGAGAGCCAGTCCAGGACAGGGCCACAGCTGGGGAGAGCCTCACTGTGCCTGTAATGCCAGGCACCTCGCACCAAGGCCTTGGAAGGAAGAGGCCCCACCCAAAGGATGTGGGTGGGCAGGGCCCTGAGTGTGTCTCCAGTGTAATCAACCACCGGCAATACCACGTGAAGGAGCCTAATGCAGCTGGCCGCAGTGCAGGGTCCCCAGCCAGGCAGGACCAGGATACCTCTGCTGCAGGCTCCCCTGCTGCTGATGAGCCTGGGGCATCCCGAGGGAAGCCCTACGCATGTAGCGAGTGTGGGGAAACCTTTGCGTGGATCTCACATTTCATTGATCATCTTAGAAGCCACAGTGGCAGGAAGCTGTATGCATGCCAGGGCTGCTGGAAGACCTTCCACTTCAGTCTAGCCCTGGCTGAGCACCAGAAGACCCACGAGAAGGAGAAGATCTACGTGTTGGGGAGGGCCCTGGGACCCCCCCCTGCTGCATGTGGACCCCGTGCCAatgggaggctcagtgggttcCCGGGGTGTGTGGCAGGTGATGGTCCCGTGCAGTCTGCGGCGCAGAGATGAGCCGCTTTGCTTTTAAGTGTCCCTAGTGGGCAACTTTGCCTGCCCAGGATTCCCAAGGATGTCAGGCTCCTTTGAAACCCTTGTGTGGCTTCTTGCAGTGTCTGTGTGGATGTAAGTCTGTCTGTTTTCTAAATGAGCTAATGTGGCTAAAGCACTTAGAACCCAGGAAGGGCCCTCGGGAAGCCCTTCTCTCCTTGTAAACACACCCATGCGGATGCCCACATGCAACCATGAGTTGTCAGGTGTGAAAGAAGATTCCCCTTTCTTCCATAGCCATTTTAGCACCACCCACACTTCGGAACATTTGTCGTTGTGCAAAGTGTAGAGTTGCCTTAAAGTGTGTGATCTGCCAGCTCTTGAAGTTAGccttgtttctctccctcctgtTCGAGCTCCCCAGGGCTTCTGTCCAAACTGTTTGGTCCTTTCATAAACACCCAATGTCAAGTTCACTTCTGAATCCTCAATAGCAAACTGTTCCCTGGTTAATGCACGTGTCTACATATGTGGAGTGGCTAAACAAAGATCACAAAAATGCTTGGAGCCTACTAACAGTGTTTTCAAACCATGTGTTTCAGCCCATTAGTGAATTGTGAAATCAAATTGATGGCCACCGGCATTACAAAACTGAAGTAGAATTAAATAGGTAAAAATTCATCACGTAGTAAAGGCAAATATTGTTTTGTGAAACTTTTCAGCCATATATCTACCTGGTTACAATGTAAGATGTATTTCTCACTCAGAGGCTGGAGGGTCATGATCAGACCAGGCTGAAAACACCAGTAAAGTTTGATGAGATGTGTCTGCCTGGGCAAGCAGAACTTTACTCCTTGGGCTACATAAGGTGATCTTGATTTTTGCATCTAATCTCAGATTACAGCATAGTTTCTGTTGCCTGAGCATAAACTTTTAACTGCTTCTTGTAGATTAAACTGGTGCCTCTTTCTGTCATGGTGTTTGAGCAGGCAGTCTGTTACAATGATGCCCAAATCACAGAAGTTTAACATaataaaggatttatttcttGCATTCACATGACAGTCTGTGTTTGTTGCTATTGCTTGTGTGTGGATGGGAGGTAGCTCTGCTTCATGTAGAGATTTGGGGATCCAGGCTCTGTCCCTGTTATGGCTCTGCCCTCTGCTGGACCCCTGGAGCAAATGGTTAAAGCCACACTCGCTCAGCTGGGAGATGACACACATAACTTCCACTCGTGTCCTTGGAGGGACGTCATCTCATGGCCTCAGTCACATGTGGGAGTCTGGGACTGTCTACCTCCTCAACACCCCCATCCTGAGTTGGGTGTGGCtctggtaattttttaaagagattttattaatttatgagagacacagagacagaagcagagacataggcagagagagaagcaggctccatgcagggagcatgtgggacttgatcccagaaccccaggatcacgccctgggccaaaggcaggtgctcaactgctgagccacccaggtgtcccactggtaattttttaaattaaaaaaaaattttttttaagattttatttatttatgacacacatgcagagagagaggggcaaagacacaggcagagggagaagcaggctccatgcagagagcctgacgtgggactcgatcccgggtctccaggatcaggccctgggctgaaggcagcaccaaaccactgagccacccgggctaccctggtaattttttttaagatttttttaaatgtatttgagagtgagagaacaagcagtgaggaggggcagagggagagaaagggggagagaagcagacccctactgagcaggaagcctggagTGGGGTTCAAC harbors:
- the ZSCAN18 gene encoding zinc finger and SCAN domain-containing protein 18; this translates as MLPLEKAFATPRSSLTTPELPMLGSIAGDQQEEPKTALGKVPTNLEFSRLNFRNFIYQEAAGPHQALTQLYELCRQWLQPEVHSKEEILELLVLEQFLSVLPDKVRPWVVAQHPENCKKAASLVKDLTKALEEPGGPMRASEDLEPNETQAPPDTSCPTPDPVLLEQGCIGNEKTEEANPAKVEPKKLTFPEVPLYLGEWGHLDPAEENLKAFRKLLLWGYQLAQPDDTCRVETEELRLVETEPPEGGFSGGRRWQEGRENMCETLMERLTREILVCPLTGAAPEEEEQMQKALDPQEGDPGPVTIAHRRSVIREPVQDRATAGESLTVPVMPGTSHQGLGRKRPHPKDVGGQGPECVSSVINHRQYHVKEPNAAGRSAGSPARQDQDTSAAGSPAADEPGASRGKPYACSECGETFAWISHFIDHLRSHSGRKLYACQGCWKTFHFSLALAEHQKTHEKEKIYVLGRALGPPPAACGPRANGRLSGFPGCVAGDGPVQSAAQR